One Chelonoidis abingdonii isolate Lonesome George chromosome 17, CheloAbing_2.0, whole genome shotgun sequence DNA segment encodes these proteins:
- the LOC116838808 gene encoding cystatin-like, with amino-acid sequence MWVGPSQGVGLPAYILSPHPQLWPFSAMAFPVAVAGPWLCFLLLLGVPLTLETSVAGGLDNVPVSDPEVQQAAHAAEHTYNQRSKSPYYSRGLQVLSAQRQVVSGLMLHLTMELVETLCKKNQDGVMELKECLLPPPSQQKKVRCNFQVWSQPWLKKTQIEQQCKSVGH; translated from the exons ATGTGGGTGGGGCCATCCCAGGGGGTGGGGCTCCCTGCCTATATCTTatcaccccatccccagctgtggcCATTCTCAGCCATGGCGTTCCCTGTAGCAGTGGCAGGTCCCTGGctgtgcttcctcctcctcctgggggTTCCCCTCACTCTGGAAACCTCTGTTGCTGGGGGGCTGGACAATGTGCCAGTGTCAGACCCAGAAGTCCAGCAGGCGGCGCACGCAGCCGAACATACCTACAACCAGCGCAGTAAGAGCCCCTACTACAGCCGGGGGCTGCAGGTGCTGAGCGCCCAAAGACAG GTCGTGTCTGGGCTCATGCTACATCTGACCATGGAACTGGTGGAGACACTGTGCAAGAAAAACCAGGATGGTGTCATGGAGCTCAAGGAGTGCCTCCTGCCGCCCCCGTCCCAGCAGAAG AAAGTGCGCTGTAACTTCCAAGTCTGGTCTCAGCCCTGGCTCAAGAAGACACAGATAGAGCAGCAATGCAAGTCGGTTGGTCACTGA